The Arachis ipaensis cultivar K30076 chromosome B07, Araip1.1, whole genome shotgun sequence genome includes a window with the following:
- the LOC107606022 gene encoding keratinocyte-associated protein 2 has translation MRVLRDLNSELKPLLLISVEAMAGSGSSMLYSFLMFTVILSLQEMYRAKLASTELYTILGGFISSLLFLVLLTFIGNYQETVGAKTGWGAVFIAEAVALIAASTVHRVCITTCFLFSAVLLYEVNKISGSVLSVQTSDSRSKKYSGRG, from the exons ATGCGTGTTTTGAGAGATCTGAACTCTGAGCTGAAGCCGCTGCTTCTGATCTCAGTTGAG GCCATGGCGGGGTCTGGGAGCTCCATGCTGTATTCCTTTCTGATGTTCACTGTAATTCTCTCGCTTCAAGAAATGTACCGTGCGAAATTAGCATCGACGGAATTGTACACTATACTTGGAGGGTTTATCAGCTCTCTTCTGTTTCTTGTGCTCCTTACT TTCATTGGAAACTACCAAGAAACAGTTGGTGCAAAAACTGGTTGGGGTGCAG TCTTCATAGCAGAAGCAGTTGCCCTGATTGCTGCAAGCACAGTCCACAGGGTTTGCATTACTACATG TTTCCTGTTCTCGGCTGTATTGCTGTATGAGGTTAACAAAATCTCAGGATCAGTGCTTTCAGTTCAAACAAGCGACTCCAGAAGTAAAAAGTATAGTGGGAGAGGTTAA
- the LOC107606024 gene encoding auxilin-related protein 2, translating to MDEFGVLTERFGLKPQGKSAPMASSKRPTGVGGSQPGINSFNPPKSSSQNGSRSHQHSDFDFDGIFSPSNNKKTQNFGGLGDGIDDIFGPGAKSNTSKGSSFDYDSIFGGSNRPVSKPASNNDFVDDIFGVMPERKGVGVDDLLDKIGGLNSSTSNKSSSNVKKAPDFDELIPGFGGSSSSKNGRASNKSPKPTATSNKPAATSHDDPFLVFETTSRAASSESFFDSLEQINKWNNSKGTRDSSGASPILRPPPKATNVTYSNKVNSSNVSSIDELEEFAMGKMQNNATRKANINTGDTKRNLAAKINKNKGGPAARVNQSNGMDDLESFFGTGTRSSSVPKSRASNMDNTFDHQMNDKGRSGVSQGVPPVSSASAKKPSAVTSFDDLSLIFGGSPTSEFQEIEGESEERRKARLQRHQRTQERSLKALADMNQRDHQTKMEQEERHRIANYTDVQIKRWAAGKETNMRALLSSLQDVLWPECGWEPVSITDMISSTSVKKVYRKATLCIHPDKVQQKGATLEQKYIAEKVFDILKAAWTKFNAEELS from the exons ATGGACGAGTTTGGCGTGTTGACCGAAAGGTTTGGCTTGAAACCGCAGGGAAAATCGGCTCCGATGGCCTCATCGAAGCGACCCACAGGTGTCGGTGGATCCCAACCTGGAATCAATTCGTTCAATCCCCCCAAATCTTCTTCCCAAAACGGATCCAGATCTCACCAACACTCCGATTTTGATTTCGATGGCATTTTCAGCCCAAGCAACAATAAGAAAACACAGAATTTCGGTGGTCTCGGCGATGGCATTGACGATATCTTCGGCCCGGGCGCTAAATCTAATACCAGCAAGGGTTCTTCCTTCGATTACGATTCGATATTTGGCGGTTCGAACAGGCCGGTTTCGAAGCCTGCTTCGAACAATGATTTTGTGGACGACATATTCGGTGTAATGCCCGAGAGAAAAGGCGTTGGTGTTGATGATCTGTTAGATAAGATTGGAGGGTTAAATTCTAGTACCAGCAACAAAAGCTCATCCAATGTGAAAAAAGCACCTGATTTTGATGAATTGATACCTGGGTTTGGTGGAAGCAGCTCTTCAAAGAATGG aAGAGCAAGTAATAAGTCTCCTAAACCAACTGCCACTTCAAACAAACCTGCTGCCACCTCTCATGATGATCCATTTTTAGTGTTTGAAACCACTTCACGCGCAGCATCTTCGGAATCATTCTTTGACTCTTTGGAACAGATTAATAAGTGGAATAATTCCAAAGGTACAAGAGACAGCTCCGGTGCTTCCCCAATATTAAGACCTCCACCTAAGGCAACAAATGTTACATACTCAAATAAAG TTAACAGCTCAAACGTATCATCCATAGATGAGCTTGAGGAATTTGCCATGGGTAAGATGCAGAATAATGCTACCAGAAAGGCCAATATAAATACTGGTGACACTAAACGAAACTTAGCTGCAAAGATCAACAAAAATAAAGGAGGTCCGGCTGCAAGAGTGAACCAATCAAATGGCATGGACGATCTTGAATCCTTTTTCGGCACAGGCACTCGGTCAAGCAGTGTACCAAAGTCAAGGGCTTCAAATATG GATAATACGTTTGATCATCAAATGAATGATAAAGGGAGATCTGGGGTGTCACAAGGGGTGCCACCTGTTTCCTCTGCCAGTGCAAAGAAACCTTCAGCAGTGACATCTTTTGATGACCTATCATTAATTTTTGGTG GTTCGCCAACATCTGAATTCCAGGAAATTGAAGGAGAATCTGAAGAGAGACGAAAAGCAAGATTGCAACGTCATCAGAGGACCCAAGAGCGATCG TTAAAAGCATTGGCTGATATGAACCAGCGTGACCATCAAACTAAAATGGAGCAAGAAGAGAGACAT AGAATCGCCAATTATACGGATGTTCAGATAAAGAGATGGGCTGCAGGAAAAGAAACCAATATGCGGGCATTGCTATCATCATTACAAGAT GTTCTTTGGCCAGAATGTGGATGGGAGCCAGTGTCAATTACAGATATGATCTCTTCCACTTCGGTGAAAAAGGTTTACAGAAAAGCAACTTTATGCATTCACCCAGATAAGGTCCAACAGAAAGGTGCTACTCTTGAACAGAAATATATTGCAGAGAAGGTTTTTGACATCCTCAAG GCAGCGTGGACCAAGTTCAACGCGGAAGAGCTTTCTTAG
- the LOC107606025 gene encoding amino acid permease 3 — MVEKVAATATATATTATKNHHQSFDLSIDMHQQGGSKLFDDDGRLKRSGTMWTASAHIITAVIGSGVLSLAWAIAQLGWIAGPAVMILFSLVTYYTSSLLAACYRSGDPVTGKRNYTYMDAVHANLGGLKVKLCGLVQYTNLFGVAIGYTIASAKSMGAVRKSICVHASRGRNPCHTNGNVYTIAFGIAELFLSQIPDFDQLWWLSILAAVMSFTYSTIGLGLGVVKVIENKVIKGSLTGVTVGPSVTETEKVWNTFEALGDIAFAYSYSMILIEIQDTIKSPPSEAKTMKKATFISVAVTTFFYMLCGCFGYAAFGDKAPGNLLTDAGFSNPFWLLDIANIAIVIHLVGAYQVYCQPLFAFIEKYASKKFPDSDFVNKDSEICVPGCSKPYKLNLFRLTWRTGFVILTTLISMLLPFFNNIVGLLGALGFWPLTVYFPVQMYIIQKRIPKWSTKWVCLQVLSLACLVISLAAAAGSIAGIVDQLHDIKLFGSEY, encoded by the exons ATGGTTGAGAAGGTTgccgccaccgccaccgccaccgccaccaccgccaccaagaaccaccaccaatCATTTGATCTCTCAATTGACATGCATCAACAAGGAGGCTCCAAGTTGTTCGACGACGATGGCCGCCTCAAAAGATCCG GTACGATGTGGACGGCGAGCGCCCACATAATAACAGCTGTGATAGGGTCAGGGGTGTTGTCCCTGGCTTGGGCCATAGCTCAGCTCGGATGGATCGCCGGACCGGCCGTCATGATTTTGTTCTCCTTGGTCACTTACTATACCTCTTCACTCCTCGCCGCTTGTTACCGTTCCGGCGACCCTGTCACCGGAAAAAGAAACTACACTTACATGGATGCTGTTCATGCAAACcttg GTGGCTTGAAGGTCAAGCTTTGTGGGCTAGTTCAGTATACTAACCTTTTTGGAGTAGCCATTGGTTACACCATAGCTTCTGCTAAGAGCATGGG GGCTGTAAGGAAATCTATCTGTGTTCATGCAAGCAGAGGAAGGAATCCATGCCATACCAATGGCAATGTTTACACAATTGCATTTGGAATAGCTGaactttttctctctcaaatccCAGATTTTGATCAGTTATGGTGGCTTTCAATTCTAGCTGCTGTTATGTCCTTCACATACTCAACAATTGGTCTTGGCCTTGGAGTTGTTAAAGTTATAG AAAACAAAGTGATTAAGGGAAGCCTAACAGGGGTGACAGTTGGTCCTTCTGTCACTGAAACTGAAAAAGTTTGGAACACCTTTGAAGCTCTTGGTGACATAGCCTTTGCCTACTCATACTCCATGATTCTTATTGAAATTCAG GACACAATAAAATCCCCACCATCAGAGGCAAAAACAATGAAGAAAGCAACATTCATCAGTGTGGCAGTAACCACCTTCTTCTACATGCTATGTGGCTGCTTCGGCTACGCGGCGTTCGGGGACAAGGCCCCCGGAAACCTCCTAACCGACGCCGGATTCTCGAACCCTTTCTGGCTGCTAGACATAGCCAACATTGCAATAGTAATCCACCTTGTAGGAGCATACCAGGTGTATTGCCAACCCCTTTTCGCCTTCATCGAAAAGTATGCAAGCAAGAAGTTCCCAGACAGTGATTTCGTTAACAAAGACAGCGAGATCTGTGTCCCAGGTTGTTCCAAACCATACAAGCTCAATCTCTTCAGGCTAACATGGAGAACAGGATTTGTGATCTTAACAACTTTGATATCCATGTTGCTTCCTTTCTTCAACAACATTGTTGGACTTCTTGGTGCTCTTGGATTCTGGCCTCTAACGGTTTATTTTCCGGTTCAAATGTATATTATTCAGAAGAGAATACCGAAATGGAGCACCAAATGGGTGTGTCTTCAAGTTCTTAGTCTTGCATGCCTTGTCATTTCTCTTGCTGCTGCTGCTGGATCCATTGCTGGGATTGTTGATCAGCTTCATGATATTAAGTTGTTTGGTTCTGAATATTGA